One window from the genome of Microbulbifer sp. ALW1 encodes:
- a CDS encoding DUF2489 domain-containing protein yields MKMNHEEYIEKKRKRSAAVASGMLDGTIHYLEGAIELASLRFEVGIPENDKDFLAFTVISSETDHLPIGPSRQYWSQEALVRHEPEIQNTIAWAKEISLSECKSIVARFNA; encoded by the coding sequence ATGAAAATGAACCACGAAGAGTATATCGAGAAAAAGCGTAAGCGCTCTGCGGCAGTAGCAAGCGGAATGCTCGATGGCACTATTCATTACTTAGAGGGCGCTATTGAGTTGGCGTCCCTAAGGTTTGAGGTCGGTATACCTGAAAATGACAAGGACTTTTTGGCGTTTACTGTAATTTCTTCGGAAACTGATCATTTGCCAATTGGCCCATCTAGACAGTATTGGTCTCAAGAAGCTCTGGTGCGGCATGAGCCTGAAATACAAAATACTATAGCGTGGGCAAAGGAAATCTCGTTATCCGAATGTAAATCTATCGTAGCAAGATTCAATGCTTAA
- a CDS encoding SMI1/KNR4 family protein codes for MEIEESNKHGPLFMEDLENFEKFLGARLPEDYRNFLIEHNGGSPEKYLVCWPGSSEPSEVWNDSLGLHNGPTYARLDSVADGLKDYLPEGILPFASDPGGNHFCIGISVEYTGKIYFWDHEESDSEKSISLLSDSFSNFIANLVGDEDA; via the coding sequence ATGGAAATCGAAGAATCTAACAAGCATGGACCTCTATTCATGGAGGACTTAGAGAATTTTGAGAAATTCCTTGGTGCTCGCCTGCCTGAAGATTATAGAAATTTCCTTATCGAGCATAACGGTGGCTCACCGGAGAAATATCTCGTTTGTTGGCCTGGGTCGTCAGAGCCATCTGAAGTCTGGAATGACTCGCTAGGCCTACATAATGGGCCAACGTATGCTCGGTTAGATTCTGTCGCAGATGGATTAAAAGATTACTTGCCAGAGGGTATTCTTCCTTTTGCAAGCGATCCCGGAGGAAATCATTTTTGTATTGGTATCAGCGTTGAATACACCGGAAAAATATATTTTTGGGATCACGAGGAGTCTGATAGTGAAAAATCTATATCATTACTATCAGATTCTTTCAGCAATTTTATAGCTAATCTAGTCGGAGACGAAGATGCCTAA
- a CDS encoding DUF2199 domain-containing protein, which produces MSKCKVCNCDLGEVPMCFGGRSPASLMVPENEYEGRVEENSDQCIVDGKHFFVRGHIELPVIDTGEVFIWSVWVSLSEQSFDQMSENWDSEGRENSEPFFGWLMTNLPCYPETLHLKADVQTQPVGVVPLVILQSSDHPLAQEQHNGITMDRVHEIVHQVMQH; this is translated from the coding sequence ATGAGCAAGTGCAAAGTATGTAATTGTGATCTTGGCGAAGTTCCAATGTGTTTTGGGGGAAGATCGCCGGCGTCCCTTATGGTTCCAGAAAATGAGTACGAAGGTCGCGTAGAGGAAAATTCAGACCAGTGTATTGTTGACGGAAAGCATTTCTTTGTAAGAGGTCACATTGAGCTTCCTGTTATAGATACCGGTGAGGTTTTTATTTGGTCGGTTTGGGTTTCTCTAAGCGAGCAAAGTTTCGACCAAATGAGTGAGAATTGGGATTCTGAAGGCAGAGAGAATTCAGAGCCATTTTTTGGCTGGCTTATGACAAATCTCCCTTGTTACCCCGAGACATTGCACCTGAAAGCAGATGTACAAACTCAGCCAGTTGGGGTTGTTCCGCTAGTTATTTTACAGTCATCTGATCACCCGCTGGCACAAGAACAACATAATGGCATCACAATGGATCGAGTGCATGAAATTGTTCATCAAGTCATGCAGCACTAA
- a CDS encoding excalibur calcium-binding domain-containing protein has protein sequence MKKIVIFGLLAFAGWKLYQDKFAAHGDRWGDYEVEKVGRSVDGMETIKLSPSKEPVKSSQASYQKFKCDGRQHCSQMTSREEAVFFIRNCPNTKMDGDNDGVPCENDSRF, from the coding sequence ATGAAAAAAATAGTAATTTTCGGCTTATTGGCATTCGCTGGCTGGAAGCTCTACCAGGATAAATTCGCTGCTCATGGGGATCGCTGGGGAGACTACGAAGTAGAGAAAGTTGGTCGTTCCGTAGATGGTATGGAGACAATCAAACTTTCACCATCCAAGGAACCAGTGAAATCTAGCCAGGCTTCATATCAAAAGTTTAAATGCGATGGGCGGCAGCATTGTAGTCAAATGACGTCTCGAGAAGAGGCGGTTTTCTTCATAAGAAACTGTCCTAATACAAAAATGGATGGAGATAATGATGGCGTTCCCTGTGAGAACGATTCCAGGTTCTGA